The Granulicella sibirica genome has a segment encoding these proteins:
- a CDS encoding VOC family protein: protein MPQTIRGLDHIGITVPDIEAATTFLEGAFGAEVIYQTLTKEDKPQQGGATEHRLHLAQGASIRAIRMLRLQNGPGIELFEMQSPHQQPAARPSDLGLQHMALYVDDVSSATSRFKAAGGTIFSEPHPLPPLESGKDNLFCYGITPWGMMVEFVSYPTTQPYTQETSLRRWTPAPTQ from the coding sequence TTGCCCCAAACCATCCGCGGCCTCGATCACATCGGAATCACCGTCCCTGACATCGAAGCCGCAACCACCTTCCTCGAAGGAGCCTTCGGCGCAGAGGTCATCTACCAGACCCTCACAAAAGAGGACAAGCCCCAGCAGGGCGGGGCCACCGAGCATCGCCTCCACCTCGCCCAGGGCGCAAGCATCCGCGCCATCCGCATGCTTCGCCTGCAGAACGGCCCCGGTATCGAACTCTTCGAGATGCAATCACCCCACCAGCAGCCCGCTGCAAGGCCAAGCGACCTCGGCCTCCAGCACATGGCTCTCTACGTCGACGACGTCTCCTCAGCCACCTCTCGCTTCAAGGCTGCCGGCGGCACCATCTTCAGCGAGCCTCATCCCCTGCCGCCCCTCGAATCCGGCAAGGACAATCTCTTCTGCTATGGCATCACTCCGTGGGGCATGATGGTCGAATTCGTCAGCTACCCCACCACCCAGCCGTACACACAGGAGACCTCGCTCCGCCGCTGGACGCCCGCACCCACTCAGTAA
- a CDS encoding agmatine deiminase family protein: MTTPRAQNYRMPAEWAPHAATWIAWPHNAEDWPNKFQPIPWVYAEIVRHLSRVEDVHILVNDLAAERRAAAMLKRGGSNLARIHFHHWPTDRVWLRDSGPIFVKNPAGDLALTNWKFNAWAKYDNHRRDNLIPHHVATLYATPEFCPSTETPEGTHRFVLEGGSIDTNGAGILLTTEECLLSKIQERNPGLGDESQTRATLEKAFSDYLGIDQTLWLHRGAAGDDTHGHVDDITRFVAENRIITCVEPNTADENHLPLAENLDRLRTARNLQGEPFEILELPMPEPVLFEGQRLPASYANFYIANDLVLVPTFNDANDRRALNLLADCFPTRQIVGIHCVDLIWGLGALHCMTQQEPA; this comes from the coding sequence ATGACGACACCTCGCGCTCAGAACTACCGTATGCCCGCCGAATGGGCCCCGCACGCCGCCACCTGGATCGCCTGGCCCCACAACGCCGAGGATTGGCCCAACAAATTCCAGCCCATCCCCTGGGTCTACGCCGAGATCGTCCGTCACCTCTCCCGCGTTGAAGACGTGCACATCCTCGTCAACGATCTCGCCGCCGAGCGCCGCGCCGCCGCCATGCTCAAGCGCGGTGGCTCCAACCTCGCCCGCATCCACTTCCATCACTGGCCCACCGACCGCGTGTGGCTCCGCGACTCCGGCCCTATCTTCGTCAAGAACCCCGCCGGCGACCTCGCCCTCACCAACTGGAAGTTCAACGCCTGGGCTAAGTACGACAACCACCGCCGCGACAACCTGATCCCCCACCACGTAGCCACCCTCTACGCCACACCCGAGTTCTGCCCCTCGACGGAAACCCCCGAAGGCACCCACCGCTTCGTCCTCGAGGGCGGCAGCATCGACACCAACGGCGCAGGAATCCTCCTCACCACGGAAGAATGCCTCCTCAGCAAAATCCAGGAACGCAACCCAGGCCTGGGCGACGAGTCCCAAACCCGCGCCACCCTCGAAAAAGCATTCTCCGACTATCTTGGCATCGACCAGACCCTCTGGCTCCATCGCGGAGCCGCCGGCGACGACACCCACGGCCACGTCGACGACATCACCCGCTTCGTAGCCGAAAACCGCATCATCACCTGCGTCGAGCCAAACACCGCCGACGAAAACCACCTCCCGCTAGCCGAGAACCTCGACCGCCTCCGCACCGCCCGCAATCTGCAAGGCGAACCCTTCGAGATCCTCGAACTCCCCATGCCGGAACCCGTCCTCTTCGAGGGCCAGCGCCTTCCCGCCAGCTACGCCAACTTCTACATCGCCAACGACCTCGTGCTCGTCCCCACCTTCAACGACGCCAACGACCGCCGCGCCCTCAACCTCTTAGCCGACTGCTTCCCCACACGCCAGATCGTAGGCATCCACTGCGTCGACCTCATCTGGGGCCTCGGCGCCCTCCATTGCATGACCCAGCAGGAACCCGCATAG
- a CDS encoding PIN domain-containing protein, whose amino-acid sequence MTLEMAVLDRYRGKRVLIDANLLLLFLVGSYERGRIARFKRTAQFSVDDFDTLSAVLLQFSTIVTTPHILTEVSNLSNSLPEHLKTSWWEHFQETVGRFLEVYQPAAHIMSADSFDPFGLTDAAIHSAAAETLVLTEDFRLSGFLQTQGIDALNFRHLVQVL is encoded by the coding sequence ATGACGCTCGAGATGGCAGTCCTCGATAGGTATCGAGGCAAACGCGTCCTTATCGACGCCAACTTGCTTCTCCTCTTTTTAGTTGGATCCTACGAAAGAGGGCGAATCGCGCGATTCAAGAGGACAGCACAATTCTCTGTAGATGACTTCGACACTCTTTCTGCCGTTTTGCTTCAGTTCAGCACCATTGTTACAACTCCGCACATTCTCACCGAAGTGAGCAATCTTTCGAACTCCTTGCCGGAGCATCTGAAGACATCTTGGTGGGAACACTTCCAGGAAACTGTTGGGAGATTTCTAGAAGTCTATCAACCTGCCGCCCACATAATGAGCGCCGATTCCTTTGATCCTTTTGGTCTCACCGACGCAGCCATTCATAGCGCGGCAGCAGAAACGCTCGTCCTTACCGAGGACTTCAGGCTCTCGGGGTTCCTGCAGACCCAAGGAATTGACGCGTTAAACTTCCGCCACCTGGTGCAGGTCCTCTAA